A region from the Vicia villosa cultivar HV-30 ecotype Madison, WI linkage group LG3, Vvil1.0, whole genome shotgun sequence genome encodes:
- the LOC131662584 gene encoding acyl-CoA hydrolase 2-like translates to MEELREQRLIDPRLPRTYWNKVATSELIPWPIEIRFCEPRPATNQTKTPHSLRFWFRSKGKLSDDQALHRYYISLKVLSFC, encoded by the exons ATGGAAGAGTTAAGAGAGCAACGTCTTATTGATCCTCGTCTTCCAAG AACTTATTGGAACAAAGTTGCTACATCTGAATTAATTCCCTGGCCGATAGAGATACGGTTCTGTGAACCTAGACCTGCTACAAATCAGACCAAGACTCCTCATAG TTTGAGATTCTGGTTTAGATCAAAGGGGAAGTTGTCAGATGATCAGGCCTTGCATAGGTACTACATATCTTTGAAAGTGTTGAGTTTTTGTTAA